TGCAATATGACACTGACCCAGCACTTCTCAAGCTGAAAAACAAGTAAGTAAAAGCAAAGCTTCAACAAATTTTATCTGTACTCAAGTCAAGTAACATTTTTTGGAGACTCTAAATCTCATTTAAGTACTCACCAGTAAAAGACTTACCTTTTCTACTAGTGGTATTAACTGCTGGTGTTCTGCTAAAGTCTTTAACAATTCCATAATGAATGGCAGGTAATTGTGCTTCCTTCTGATATTTtcaatctgaaaataaaacacGTATCAAACCACACTATTTTCACTAAGTTtctgctattttaatttttggatcCAGCTcgaaatagaaatgaaagaaaatcctaCATTATCATTAAGAAAAGCATTAGAAATAATGAGATTTTCACTGCCACTGAGAATAAAGattaattacaataaaatatgtgGAGAGAGTTCTCTGGGGTACAGCATTCTACTCTTGGTTTAGCAAAAACAGAGGCTTTTAAAAGTCTAATCGTAGATAATCTATGAAAACGTAACTCATGAAAGCAAACTAAGAAGGCCCAAAAGATAAATTAACACTCCTGCTATTACACCTATGCAAACAATAAGGCCAGTGTTATTGTGTGATTAAGAACCatctttctttgattatttttgaccaaaagggaaaaatctgTGCTTCTGGTAGAGGTTCAGTTTACTTCcctttccataagaaaaaaaaagtttccatctTTTGCAAATTCATTTCGGCATTCCTACAGTTCATATAAATTTGAGCTTCTTTGACTTCTCCTTTGAACGTTGTGACATCTTACAGGTTTGCTCAATTAATGAagtaaacaaaattttagcatgtttattttatatctggtCTGAGAATTCTTTTTGGCTAAATTCTTTAGCCCAATTTTTGAACAAAGCATTCTCAAAGCAAACATTCTAAACTCAGTGTTATATTTAAggcaaatatgaaaaattaattatgtaACAACACTGCACCAGAATACATAAATAGTAGGAAGTTTTTTAATACCACATAAAAGAGAAGATAACATTCAAGCTTTCATCCCTTACTTTCCTGTCTCCATGAATTTGGCCCTTCTTTTTCCTGTCTGGAAAACTCTGGAGCCAGCCCCTACCACCTCCACCTAAAGAAATCCTACTTGCCCATTGTACTTTAACAATCATATTGTTGGCTATTAATTATGTTACAAAACAGCACTCTCACACTATGGTAAACAACAGAAAGAAGACCAATCCCTGCCCTTAACTGAGCTTCAGGTGAAAAACTGCTTTTCCTACTGTGACGAACATGATAGATCACCTAAGTACTGTTTCCAACATCCTACAAAACTAAGTTTCCTTcactcttctccatctttgaaaaAAGTTTATCAGACAGACTGcagatgaagaaaaatgacatAATTGAAGATAGGCTTGCTTAGTATTTGACCCTGAGTTATATAATGGttgacataatttaaaatttttaaaatcctaaaaaagttagaaagaaaattttaaaaaatgaacccaGCTATGTACTAAACTGCCGACAGAATGACACCAAGAGAAAATTTTctcaagtgaattttaaaatatgctagtTTGATTGCAcattcaaaatgaaatatatcctaaggaaaaaaattaagagaacacATCTCGGTTGTTAACACTACGCATTGCTATTCTGAACcttttcatacatatatacatacacagatagCAGAAAGCAAGTAAGTAATTATGTTAATGCTGACAGAAACCAAGATTTTCAACTGAAAAGACACAAATGcttaactttaaatataaagtcCTTTAATCCTCAGTTCAAGTATTAACATGAATTCAAATTGTATTTTCTCTTCAAAGATAAAACAAGAAACAAGTAAAAACGTATTTCTTGTCTCTGAAAAGTCCTGGAAATaatgaagaatcaatattgctaAGCACCCTGAGCAACCAGATAATGGTTTCGAAACACCATTTCTCACCTAAAGCACTTAGGACTTCTTGAAAAAATGGTCAATTTCAAGTCTGAAGCAGGAAATGTACAAGATAGAGTCTGAAACATCTTGTCATGCTAGGAAGCAAGGAAGCTATCAGACATGAAGACAGTCAAATCCAAAGAACTTGGGAGACAGCCTGATGTGGCTCCTAATGGCCAAAGATGGGGTAATTTGAGCATTAAAAATAACTGCAGTGAACATTAGCAACAGATGTGTTAAATATCTGTTCATAgtcatacttgaaaaaaaataaaaaggaaagaaacctcaCTAGTTACCTCTGTAGGATGCCAGGCAGATCAACACATTCTGAAAACACGTAAGTGATGGGGAGAAGAGTTCAAGCAGTCAATACACCTTCACTACATAGAGTAGTCAAAATACACTACTCTATGTTAAAACGttaaggaacaaaagaaaaatacctaccttatatctttttaatttctgtactTCCTCTTCAATAAGCATTTGATTTTTGGCAACCTCTGACTGAATAGCACTTAACATATTACTGCCCTGATCTGTATCCATGGGTTCCtccttggggaaaagaaaaagaaacagcacaCCCTAATAACTGAGGCTTAAATCTAAAACATTTTTAGATAGTACagtcatttcccaattttgatctTAATATTGGTGATGGAATATCAGCTTAATAACTGTAATACTAAAGGATGAAAGAAATACTTATTTAGGGCTTATAAGTAAGTATAAGGAAGAAGTAGTATTTCTCCCAAATTTCTGTGTTCTACAATATATAAGAATTTTTACCTAAAAACCATCCATTGTAGAATGTAATGAATTGTTACAATCTTCTGttagctataaaataaatgtgcttAAACATACTCAGGAAAATGTGATCAAAGAAATGTAAACAAGTCTTTGTCTATTACTAATTCTCTTTGCCAATCCTATTTACTAGAAAGATAATCATCAAAAGGAATAACAAAGATTACATGTGACTCTAATGTACCCAATTAATTCTGTAACAAATATATTCTAACTTgcttaattatataataaaattacagTAAATAGTTAATTGTAAACACTTATTTAGTACATACTTTTGTCCATCATTTTTTTGAAGtggtttgtgtatatatatatattatctcagtTATTCTTCACAACAACATTTAAGGCAAAGactattattttcactttacatgaagaaactgaggcacaaagaaatACACTCAAAATCATACTTTCACTAAGTGGCAAAGGCAGGAGCTGAATCTAGGAAGCCTGACTTCAGGGTGCATTATCTTAACCACCACTCAGGACACTTGATTAAATCTAtagtttagaaaaagaaaggaaggaaagaagaaaagaaaatagttccCCTGAGAGAATAACTAGAACTTTGTACATAAAACACATGGCCACAAACCTCAGCAAGTTGTCTTTGTAACTCTGCTATCTTCTGTTCATAGATCATTTTTCTGTCAGACACAATGGCCATTAAGTTAAATCGAATTTCACCTTCACTGTACCTAagaaaaaatcacattttatactGTAATAAAGAAATCTAACACTGTTATAATTAAGATAATTATTTTGATTACTCCCTTATTCTCTGGGGTAAACACAAATCTACCAATTAGCTAAccataaaaactgacattttaagaaagcttttgtaaagaggagacattacaacCAATatcacaaaaatacaaacaatcataagagaatactatgaaaaaCGATATGCCaacaaatggataaattcctagaaataaccttctaagactgaatcaggaagaaatagaaaagctgaAAAGACTGATTACTAGTTATATAATTGAATGAGTacggtttccctggtggctcagtggtaaagaatatactgccaacgcaggagacgtgggtttgatacctgggttgggaaatcccctggagaaggaactggcaacccattctaattttcttgcctgaaaaatcccatggacagaagatcctggaaggctacatggggttgcaacagtcagacatgacttaaagactaaacaacaaacagtaaCAACAgttgaatcagtaataaaaatataaaaaaaaaaatcccaacaaacaaaatccaataccagatgacttcacaggggaattttaccaaacatttaaagaacagctaatattaatacttatatttctcaaactattctaaaaaaaattaagaggagggaatacttccaaactcattctgagTATGGCATTACCCTGATATAAAAATCAGAGACACTTCAGATGAAGAAAATTAATATCCCTGGTGAACACACATGCAGAAactctcaataaaatattagcaaactgaattcaacaatacattaaaaggatcatacatcatgatcaagtgggatttattctaggGATATAAAGATggttcaatatacacaaatcaatcagtgtgataactgcatcaacaaaacaaaggagagaaatcacatgatcatctcagtagaggCAGAAAAACTATTTGGCAAAATTCAATATCCACTCATGATTAAAAACTCTTTAACAAACTTTGTACAGACGGAACATATCTCAACACAGTAAGGACCAAGCCTAttgctaacatcatactcaatggtgaaaagctaaaaagcttttcctctaagatcaggaacaagataaggatgcctactttcaccacttttattcaacacagtattagaagtcctagccacagcaatcacacaataaaaagaaataaaaggcatccaaataggaaaggaagaagcaaaactcactatttgcagatgacatgaaactAAATACAAAATAACCTAAAAACTCTatcagaaaactattagagctaTTAATAGCTAATAAAAactattgcatttctatacactaataatgaactatcagaaagacaaatgaagaaaataattccatgtaCAATtacttcaaaaagaataaaatacctaggaataaagttAACAAATATAGTTAACCACATCTACAGGGTGAAAACACACTGAATAACTGAATTTATCAGCAGAAACCATGGAGACCAGAAGGAAGAGGCATAACATTTCccaagtgctgaaagaaaagactATGAACCAGAAATAAAGTAAAGTtcaaagaaaattactagagaggGACAGCATTGTGTAATGGTAAAAATGTCAATCCACCAAAATGAAATAGTGATCATAAGTGTTTATACACTAAACAACAGATCTGCAAAAATATATACAgctttaaaaactgataaaaccAAAATTAGGAACAGGCAAATTCaaaactgtctctatttgcaAATGACCTGATTATCTATGTAGGAAATGCCAAGGAATTCACAAAAAACTTCTAAAGCTGGTGGGTGAGTTCAGCAAGGTTGAAGGATacgagacaaagaaagaaaaaaattaaactttatttctatacactaacaatgatcacatggaaattaattaaaatacagtATCATTCATTATCAGTCAAAAAAACATGATCTACTTGGGgtataaatctgaaaaaaatatgtatggaaTTAGTATGCTAAAAACCACAAAatgctgataaaagaaattaaagaaaatccgAGTAAATGGAAGGtcataccatgctcatggattggaagaatcagctgagttaaaaaaaataccaattctCCTAAAACTGATGTTTGACACAATTCCTATCAATATCCCAATAAGAACTTTTGTAGATATAAAATTACACTATAATTTACATGGAGGGCTGAATAACTATAAcagctttaaagaaaaagaataaagttggaggcATCAGTCTATTACATTTCAAGACTTACAataaagctacagcaatcaggACTGTGAGGTGtttgcagagaagagaaaaacagatgaatggaacagaagagtgaacccagaaacagacccacacaaaCGTGCccaactgggttttttttttttacacggGTGCAAGAGCAGTTCAGTAAAGGGTAGACTTTTTTAACAAATAGTGTTAAACCAActgaaaatacaaagcaaaaaaatGAACCTTGACCTAACTTCAcatcacacaaaaattaactcaaaataccTCACAGGCTTGTACATAAAATGTTATCCTCTAAACCcttcaggagaaaaagggggaaatcTTTGGGACCTAGGtctaggcaaagatttcttagattggacaacaaaaatacaaattcataGTGGGAAAAATTGACAAACTGGACTTGACTGGAATGGAGAgcttttgctctgtgaaagaccaCAGTGGCAGGATAAGTGGATGGGACCAGGAGAGACTGTTTTCAGTCAAGTGTCTGAGGAAGGACTGGTGATATCAAGAGTATATAAAGAACCTCAaggctcaacagtcagaaaacaaacaattcaactacaaaataaacaaaaggcatGATTTGcaacattagtcattagggaagctcagattaaaaccacaatgaaatatcactaccCACCTATTAAAATGGCTAAGATAAAAAGTTTTGACAAAACCAAATCCTAGCTAgcatgtggagaaactggatcaCTTATACTATACCGcaggtagaaatgtaaaataaatagtacagccactctggaagagtttgtcaatttcttttaaaaaattaaacatgcattTACCATACAGCTAGGTATTAtctcagagaaacaaaaatttatgttcacataaaaatatgtacacaaatgtttactgccgttttattcataatagcaaaaaccagaaaataatccagatgtccttcaataggtgaatggacaAAAAAACAATAATAGACTATCCATACCATGGACTCATCTATAGAAAAGAAGGTACTATTGATAATACTAAACATCTTGGATGAATCTCCAAAGAATTACACTGGGTGAAAAGTCAATCCAAAAAGGTCACATATTTTATGATCCCATTTATGTAACACTCTTAAAAGTGACAACAATTATAGAACTACGGATTAAGGATGTGGGGTAGAAGGGGGGGTTTAGTGGTTGCAGCTATAAAAGGGCATCATGAAGAACCACTGCGGTGATGGATTTATCCTGCATCTTGACTATATCAGCATCAGTATCTGGCTGCGACACTGTACCACAGTTTTACAAGATGTTCCTCCCAAAGGGTATAGGGTACACAGGAtctctctgaattatttttataacaatgtgaatctataattatctcaacataaaaattaatttaattaaaaaacacagagAGTCCTAAAACAATAAACTTCACAAAATAACTGTAAAAAGTATCTACCTAAACAGAGATGTGCACGTTTAGCACCTATAAAGACAACTTATTATTATGTAGAATTTAGAGATTTTTCTGTATTTAGAGATTTCTGTATTTCCTGAACATATTAATCCAATCCAAAGAAAAAGTTCAGTAAGTACtgctaaaacaatttaaaaaaaggcttaaagaaatgtttaaaaatgagaacattcGTTATGCCAAAAAGATAAGCTGAGCATTTACTTCTGTATCCTTTTTTCTATGACTGGCCTCACTGCGCTGATCCAATCATCTTGATTGCATGCACCTAGGAAGAAATGAAGTATTTACATCAGATTCGACATCAATATTATTTCAAGTTTATTCAAAgtatctttttattaatattttggcaAATTCAGTATAGTAAAAAAACTTTTTAGCATAACTATGTTAAGCTTCAACTCTTACTTTCTCAGTCATGATTAGGGGGAAATGATAAGTTATCATAATCTGCATTGTCACATTATTGTGTCACTTAGCGGTGCTAGACAAATGTTTGAGAAAGCAATGAATTAgggaattatttcattaaaactcTTGTCTCGGTGAGATAAGGATGACTgcctttcattttacagatgatgaaactcaGGGCTAAGAAAAGCCTGCTCACATGTTAGTGACAAAGTAAGGACTGAATCCTTATCTGACTCCCCACCATCAcaactatagaaaaaaaaaaaaatcctgaaatccACACATAATGCAAAACTGATTTTACCCAGTTGTTTTAATCCTCCCTTTTTACCTATATTTTAGCACAGCCACCAGCTGTGTAGCAAAACTGGCCGTTCTGTTTTACAGTTTACATCCTTTACAGCTGATGGATCCAATGAATAGAGAATGGCTGACCAGACAGATGCCAAGAGAAAAAGTGCAGAGGTCAGACCAACCCCTAAACCAGAGAAAATCAACTTCTACATAATTAAAAGAacattctattaattttctttaggaaacatagaaaaataaataattttaaacatgtaAATCTGCATTAGATGAACTACTGGTTCCAGACATAGGTGTGGGCAATaagaataagcaaaataaaactgcaaatttgtttttaatctgaaAGTATAAAGTTTTGTGAACAGCAAATAACATTAGATTTCATAAAAACAGGTTTCACTGGACTTAaacctaactttaaaaaaagaaaaaaaaacttaatgagGTGAAATATGGAGTTAAACTTCTTTTGTGGGCCTGTTAGTTCATTACTAGATCAGAACCACCTCAGCCTCGCTCAATAACCATTTATCATGAGCTCAAGGCTGGAGCTGGGGTGGGATCAGGACAAATTCACTCTTTGGCACAAAGGACAGCACATTACTACACTATTTAAATAGAAGCtttgaagaaaaacatttctatAGACTATTGAACACTGAATTACAGAGATTCTGAAAGATCTAAAtccaagggaaaatattttaacacagaCGACAGGGATGGGACAGTATTTCTTATCAATGACAACTTAGGTTCACTAAaagaagcagtttttaaaagttaactgaaaaataaaaaataaattatgtaatctAGGGACTAAAAACACTTTTCTCACAGGAAAAACTTAAAGGCCCCAATGAAACTACAGTAGTCAACGTGTCCCCCCGCCTGTTACCTAGTTTCATAAAGGACTGGGGAGCTTAAGGAGGCCACACCTCAGTCACCTCCCCTTTCAAAACCCATGCAGCACTGGGACTAAAACAAAGGTAAATGTCCAATCCTGTTTTCTTCGTCAAAACTGAAATGCCAGGAATAGGAACCATGTTACCTAAGTCAATCGGTCCTTCTCTTAATCCATCTAATTCATACAGCCTTCCATTAACAGGAACATAACTGACAAAGTGAAAAGCATCTTCTTCTTTTGCTGCTGTCTTAGCATCAAATTCAAACATCTGCTGTCTACAGGGAagagaaaaacagtgaaaaacaaacCAGCAAAGATAAACCtgcaaatattatatttatttaatataaagtaTCTTTACCTGGCAAAACTGTTGTGCACTTGTCGGATCACATCTGAATTACTCAGCGCCAAACCTTTCATctgaaataagttttaaaagtagCCTATTAAAATAAGAACCACCACAAACAGGGTATTTTAGGAATAATAAGACTGTACTCACAGCTGCATCAAAACTTTGTGAAAATTCTTTAAACTCTGATAATGTCTCTCCTAAATGGACATCTTGATGGGTACAGTTCAATAACACACTTACTATGGCTTGAGTAGCACAAGCATTATTAATtacctataaaatataaaaggaaatatattatcaatgtgtttaaaaaaaaccccagctTTCAACTGGTGACACTGACccctaaaatatgaaaaaaataacagcttccaaattttatttaatagagCATTAGCATAAACATAATAAACATGATTAATGTCCACTTTTAATCTATTTTCAGGAATTTCCTGCAATTCTGGAGCTGaatcaaataaattaaatgaactcATAATATCAGTGAAGACTAATCTAGTTAGAGTAACAAAACCAATCTTTCCTGGTCTAAAATATACCTGATAAAACCCAAAGAGCCTATCCTTCCCTCCTATTCACTTCCTCCTAATAAGCCTGTTTCTACCTACAAACATTCAATCCAGATTTCAGAATCCAGTGCAAACTCTAACTTACCTGTTTAGTTATTAGAAAAATTATGCAACAATCTATATTAGTTTCTTCCCTCATTTGAATTCCTAAAAATGACAGCATATACGACAGTATACTGCCCACATATTTTTCAATGCAATCTTTACAGCTCTGACCTCTAGCTATTAACTGTTGATTTAACCAATTGTGAGGACCTTACATTCTAgtgagagaagaaaacatttagatAGCACTCATGTGCCAAGTTTAATCCTGTCAGTCAAAAGCTTAAGGAGGAGGAGTAATAttaatatcctcattttacattTGTGGAAGCTGAGGAACaaagaggctaagtaacttgcccagaggGCACAGAGCTAAGAGGCAGGTGATCTGATGTGAGAAACTGGCTGTGCTCAGCCAACACTGGAGGCTGGCTCCATACACACTTGTGGTCTCTCCAACTAGATTATAGCCTGATTACGGACAAGGGCTTCTGCCACGCTCCCTACAGCACCTGCTCAGGGCTGAGATCACAGAGCTGGGAAGTGCCTCAGACTATCATTGCAAACGTCAGCTAGATTCACTGGAAAGTTAAacttgataaattatttttaaaaatataatttattcctACTGCTATATTTCATTACTGCACTGTAATTAAAACCCATTTTCCAAAAACGTTAATTCACTTATGATCTTAAAATCTGGTAAATTATTTCTATCCTgactgatttcaaaataaaatccttCAATCATCTTCCTTCATTAACTCTTACACTCCTACACTTTTTTGTGGTCAGAGACTTTTGAAGTCTTAAAAATATCCATGAGTTCTTACACTTTTGACTGCAATATGTTCAAGAAATTCCTTGACGAGCCTGCTTTTTCCATTAGAGAACACTCTCTTACTCTTAACTCTCAAACAGCAATAACACCACACTCTTGAAATTCCCCTTATTACAGTATTTTGTCCTCATATCTATCTTACGGTTGACGATTAGAGAAAAGTAACAGTAGATCTAGAATCCAATTAACATTGCCGCTGACTTCTTTTAATATGTATTCTGATCTGAATCACAATTCTTTAGTAAATTTGGatgaaaatttgaaatgattaaaGGAGACATCATA
The genomic region above belongs to Odocoileus virginianus isolate 20LAN1187 ecotype Illinois chromosome 11, Ovbor_1.2, whole genome shotgun sequence and contains:
- the UCHL5 gene encoding ubiquitin carboxyl-terminal hydrolase isozyme L5 isoform X2; this encodes MKGLALSNSDVIRQVHNSFARQQMFEFDAKTAAKEEDAFHFVSYVPVNGRLYELDGLREGPIDLGACNQDDWISAVRPVIEKRIQKYSEGEIRFNLMAIVSDRKMIYEQKIAELQRQLAEEPMDTDQGSNMLSAIQSEVAKNQMLIEEEVQKLKRYKIENIRRKHNYLPFIMELLKTLAEHQQLIPLVEKAKEKQNAKKAQETK
- the UCHL5 gene encoding ubiquitin carboxyl-terminal hydrolase isozyme L5 isoform X1; translated protein: MKGLALSNSDVIRQVHNSFARQQMFEFDAKTAAKEEDAFHFVSYVPVNGRLYELDGLREGPIDLGACNQDDWISAVRPVIEKRIQKYSEGEIRFNLMAIVSDRKMIYEQKIAELQRQLAEEEPMDTDQGSNMLSAIQSEVAKNQMLIEEEVQKLKRYKIENIRRKHNYLPFIMELLKTLAEHQQLIPLVEKAKEKQNAKKAQETK
- the UCHL5 gene encoding ubiquitin carboxyl-terminal hydrolase isozyme L5 isoform X4; translation: MTGNAGEWCLMESDPGVFTELIKGFGCRGAQVEEIWSLEPENFEKLKPVHGLIFLFKWQPGEEPAGSVVQDSRLDTIFFAKQVINNACATQAIVSVLLNCTHQDVHLGETLSEFKEFSQSFDAAMKGLALSNSDVIRQVHNSFARQQMFEFDAKTAAKEEDAFHFVSYVPVNGRLYELDGLREGPIDLGACNQDDWISAVRPVIEKRIQKYSEGEIRFNLMAIVSDRKMIYEQKIAELQRQLAEEPMDTDQGSNMLSAIQSEVAKNQMLIEEEVQKLKRYKIENIRRKHNYLPFIMELLKTLAEHQQLIPLVEKAKEKQNAKKAQETK
- the UCHL5 gene encoding ubiquitin carboxyl-terminal hydrolase isozyme L5 isoform X3, with translation MTGNAGEWCLMESDPGVFTELIKGFGCRGAQVEEIWSLEPENFEKLKPVHGLIFLFKWQPGEEPAGSVVQDSRLDTIFFAKQVINNACATQAIVSVLLNCTHQDVHLGETLSEFKEFSQSFDAAMKGLALSNSDVIRQVHNSFARQQMFEFDAKTAAKEEDAFHFVSYVPVNGRLYELDGLREGPIDLGACNQDDWISAVRPVIEKRIQKYSEGEIRFNLMAIVSDRKMIYEQKIAELQRQLAEEEPMDTDQGSNMLSAIQSEVAKNQMLIEEEVQKLKRYKIENIRRKHNYLPFIMELLKTLAEHQQLIPLVEKAKEKQNAKKAQETK